Proteins encoded in a region of the uncultured Paludibaculum sp. genome:
- a CDS encoding ATP-binding protein yields MISLKAKILLLTAALVSALVATLSILLLNNLIETHLENSLHLTEMAAQQTKELLLLRLEESWKGGAADRSLWAKSVAEDTRLAAFLQNSVVQAPLLVEISIAGPDNYILTSSIHSDAGRILPMRPTLRELRALGPIDRLQRIFDRGPDYELRIPIGLLNEPGTIFTIQVLVSTVLIRDALQPGLRWIGLASLITLAVAMLLVSLLGGYISRNLNQIAADIDMIRQGQELTVLPTRASSPEFAAVQSKLSLLGAEVRDTARTAADFRSRVANVLERLEEGILLFDANQRLVLSGGAAGSLLGHSPEMLDPEATPLGPLLRTAIQERRSLPERLVEWPSSAAHPHLLVTLDYFADGRVLVHLHDPEARQQFESQMELLSRLDAINRLTGGVAHEIKNPLNSIAARIALLESMVEESPEAEEEIRVIGEEVQRLDRVVRTFLEFTRPVELDHSEVDAAGLAAEVTGFVQADAQRRGVTVHCNRPASPVTLRGDADLLRQALMNLAVNAIEAMPNGGSLELKLEQGPREVRITVADTGPGIPREQREKIFQLYYTTKQGGSGYGLAMVYRAVQLHGGRIEVDSEPGQGARFVLILPVFGNQS; encoded by the coding sequence ATGATCTCGCTAAAGGCGAAGATCCTGCTACTCACGGCGGCGCTGGTCTCCGCCCTGGTCGCCACACTCTCGATTCTGCTGCTCAATAATCTGATCGAGACGCACCTGGAGAACTCCCTGCATCTCACCGAGATGGCGGCCCAGCAGACCAAGGAGCTTCTGCTGCTGCGGCTGGAGGAGTCGTGGAAAGGCGGCGCCGCCGACCGGTCCCTGTGGGCGAAGTCGGTCGCCGAGGATACCCGCCTGGCCGCGTTTCTGCAGAACAGTGTGGTCCAGGCTCCGCTGCTCGTCGAGATCTCCATCGCCGGGCCCGACAACTACATCCTCACCTCGTCCATTCACTCCGACGCCGGCCGCATCCTGCCTATGCGGCCGACATTGCGCGAGCTGCGGGCCCTGGGCCCCATCGACCGGCTGCAGCGCATCTTCGACCGCGGCCCCGACTACGAATTGCGGATCCCCATTGGCTTGTTGAACGAGCCGGGCACGATCTTCACCATCCAGGTGCTGGTCTCCACCGTGCTGATCCGCGACGCCCTGCAACCCGGCCTGCGCTGGATCGGTCTGGCGAGCCTCATCACGCTCGCCGTGGCGATGCTGCTTGTCAGCCTGCTGGGCGGCTACATCTCCCGCAACCTGAACCAGATTGCGGCGGACATCGACATGATCCGCCAGGGGCAGGAGCTCACCGTGCTGCCGACGCGCGCCTCGTCGCCGGAGTTCGCCGCCGTTCAGTCGAAACTCAGTCTGCTGGGCGCCGAGGTCCGCGACACGGCGCGCACGGCGGCGGACTTCCGCTCGCGTGTTGCCAATGTCCTGGAACGGCTGGAGGAAGGCATTCTCCTGTTCGACGCCAATCAACGGCTGGTGCTGAGTGGCGGCGCGGCGGGCTCGCTGTTGGGGCACTCACCCGAGATGTTGGACCCTGAGGCCACCCCACTGGGTCCACTGCTGCGCACGGCCATCCAGGAACGCCGCAGTCTGCCCGAGCGTCTGGTGGAGTGGCCCAGTTCGGCCGCGCATCCGCATTTGCTGGTGACGCTCGACTATTTCGCGGATGGCCGCGTGCTGGTTCACCTCCACGACCCCGAGGCGCGCCAGCAGTTCGAGTCGCAGATGGAACTGCTTTCCCGCCTGGACGCCATCAACCGCCTGACCGGCGGGGTCGCTCACGAGATTAAGAACCCGCTGAACTCCATCGCGGCCCGCATCGCTCTGCTGGAGTCGATGGTGGAAGAGTCTCCGGAGGCCGAGGAGGAGATCCGGGTGATCGGGGAAGAGGTGCAGCGTCTGGATCGCGTGGTGCGCACGTTCCTGGAGTTCACGCGGCCCGTGGAACTGGATCACTCCGAGGTGGATGCGGCCGGGCTTGCGGCGGAAGTGACGGGGTTTGTCCAGGCGGACGCACAGCGTCGAGGGGTCACCGTTCATTGCAACAGGCCCGCGTCGCCAGTGACGCTGCGCGGAGATGCCGACCTGCTAAGGCAAGCCTTGATGAATCTGGCGGTGAACGCCATCGAAGCGATGCCCAACGGCGGATCACTGGAGCTGAAGCTGGAACAGGGACCGCGCGAAGTCCGCATCACCGTCGCCGACACCGGACCCGGCATTCCCCGGGAACAACGGGAGAAGATCTTCCAGCTGTACTACACGACGAAGCAAGGCGGCTCGGGCTACGGCTTAGCTATGGTGTACCGCGCCGTCCAGCTCCATGGCGGTAGGATTGAGGTGGACAGCGAGCCCGGACAAGGCGCTCGCTTCGTTCTCATCCTGCCCGTGTTTGGCAATCAATCCTGA
- a CDS encoding sigma-54 dependent transcriptional regulator, with protein MDEERRKRVLIVDDEANQRSAVSRMVERWGFAIDTAADGQEALDKIPGFQPHAIVTDIMMPGMDGMELLKRLNENGGSPPVIVLTAFGSMDAAVTTVHELGAFWFVEKPIRPRAFHVLLDRAVAQHRLYEDKERLERQLTNRGVFGKLIGSSAAMQQVFFLLRQVAPSNASILIQGESGTGKELVARLLHDLSPRAGSPFVAMNCAALPETLIESELFGHEKGSFTGALTARQGCFELANHGTLLLDEIGEMPLALQSKLLRVLEDHRIRRVGAEKEIQLDVRVLASTNRDLAVMAKEGKFREDLYYRLSVLPIALPPLRDRLEDIPDISESMLGDLNSKHGTRVAGINPAAMQALGRHTWPGNVRELRNVIERACVLAAEGEIRLEHLPAHIAGATAEVAHRALGPIPSVTFQVGATLERIEREMIELTLLHTKSNRTRAAEILGINQKTLYNKLKEYGEDPGE; from the coding sequence ATGGATGAAGAGCGCCGCAAACGCGTCCTGATCGTCGACGACGAGGCGAACCAACGATCCGCCGTCTCCCGCATGGTGGAACGCTGGGGCTTCGCGATCGATACCGCCGCCGATGGCCAGGAGGCTTTGGACAAGATCCCCGGCTTCCAGCCCCACGCGATCGTCACCGATATCATGATGCCCGGCATGGACGGCATGGAGCTGCTGAAGCGGCTCAACGAAAATGGCGGCTCGCCGCCGGTCATCGTTCTCACGGCCTTTGGCAGCATGGACGCAGCGGTCACTACCGTCCACGAACTCGGCGCGTTCTGGTTTGTGGAGAAGCCCATCCGCCCACGCGCCTTCCACGTGCTGCTGGACCGCGCCGTCGCTCAACATCGCCTCTATGAGGACAAGGAGCGCCTGGAACGCCAACTCACCAATCGCGGTGTCTTCGGCAAACTGATCGGCTCCAGCGCGGCCATGCAGCAGGTCTTCTTCCTGTTGCGGCAGGTGGCTCCTTCCAACGCCAGCATTCTCATCCAGGGCGAGAGCGGCACCGGCAAGGAACTGGTCGCCCGCCTGCTGCACGACCTCAGCCCACGGGCGGGCTCTCCGTTCGTCGCGATGAACTGCGCCGCCCTGCCCGAGACGCTCATCGAAAGCGAGCTCTTCGGCCATGAGAAGGGCTCGTTCACCGGGGCCCTTACCGCCCGCCAGGGCTGCTTCGAGCTCGCCAACCATGGCACCCTGCTGCTGGACGAAATCGGAGAAATGCCGCTGGCCCTGCAGTCGAAGTTGCTGCGTGTGTTGGAGGATCACCGCATCCGCCGCGTTGGCGCGGAGAAGGAGATCCAGCTCGATGTGCGGGTGCTCGCCTCCACCAACCGGGATCTGGCGGTCATGGCGAAGGAGGGCAAGTTCCGGGAGGATCTTTACTACCGCCTCAGCGTCCTGCCCATCGCGCTGCCGCCGCTGCGGGACCGCCTGGAGGACATCCCCGACATCAGCGAATCGATGCTGGGCGATCTCAATTCCAAACACGGCACGCGCGTGGCCGGCATCAATCCGGCGGCCATGCAGGCCCTGGGCCGGCACACCTGGCCGGGCAACGTGCGGGAGCTCCGCAACGTCATCGAACGCGCCTGCGTTCTGGCGGCTGAGGGAGAGATCCGGCTCGAACACCTGCCGGCCCACATCGCCGGCGCCACGGCCGAGGTGGCCCATCGCGCGCTGGGCCCCATCCCGTCCGTCACCTTTCAGGTGGGCGCCACGCTGGAGCGTATAGAGCGGGAAATGATCGAACTCACCCTGCTCCACACCAAGAGCAATCGGACGCGTGCCGCCGAAATTCTGGGTATTAATCAGAAAACGCTATATAACAAGTTGAAGGAGTACGGCGAGGACCCGGGCGAATGA
- the fabG gene encoding 3-oxoacyl-ACP reductase FabG, whose protein sequence is MIETGLQGKVVIVTGAAAGIGRATAQRFTQEGCRVAWWDVTEASPEGKGLYQKVNVTDAAQVEAAVATVVEKWGGVHVLVNNAGILRDAQLIKYKDGAVTGLMSEENFDAVVGVNLKGVFLCTRAVAPHMIAGGGGVVLNASSVVGLYGNFGQTNYVATKSGVIGMTKTWARELGRYQIRVNAVAPGFIATEMVKQMPEKILQGMVGRTPIGRMGQPEDIANAYLWLASDAASFVTGTVLSVDGGVVVGT, encoded by the coding sequence ATGATTGAGACGGGCTTGCAGGGCAAGGTGGTGATCGTCACCGGGGCGGCGGCCGGCATCGGCCGGGCCACGGCTCAGCGATTCACGCAGGAAGGCTGCCGGGTCGCCTGGTGGGACGTCACCGAGGCTTCGCCAGAGGGCAAAGGGCTCTATCAGAAAGTGAATGTCACCGATGCCGCGCAGGTGGAGGCCGCGGTCGCGACCGTGGTGGAGAAGTGGGGCGGCGTACACGTCCTGGTGAACAACGCCGGCATCCTGCGTGACGCCCAGCTAATCAAATACAAGGACGGGGCGGTGACCGGGTTGATGTCGGAGGAGAACTTCGATGCCGTCGTGGGCGTCAACCTGAAGGGCGTGTTCCTATGTACGCGGGCGGTGGCGCCGCACATGATTGCCGGGGGCGGCGGCGTCGTGCTGAATGCGTCGTCGGTAGTGGGGCTATACGGCAACTTCGGCCAGACGAACTACGTGGCTACGAAGTCCGGTGTGATCGGCATGACCAAGACGTGGGCGCGCGAGCTGGGCAGGTACCAGATCCGCGTGAATGCGGTGGCGCCGGGTTTCATCGCAACGGAGATGGTGAAGCAGATGCCGGAGAAGATCCTGCAGGGGATGGTCGGGCGCACGCCGATTGGGCGTATGGGGCAACCCGAAGATATCGCGAACGCCTATCTTTGGCTGGCGTCGGACGCGGCCTCGTTTGTCACGGGAACGGTGTTGTCGGTCGACGGCGGCGTGGTGGTGGGTACGTAG
- a CDS encoding thiolase family protein has product MKKIYIAAFHTSKFGKLMGRTVPQIVSSAVTGACHSIGVEAAALDVASIGAACNFSLNEQGLLAGLLAMVPGLESKPMEAVENACASGGQAVLSVIQKLLLGQGDTGIAVGYEKMRDAEGKMDGKLIGKVLGYFSHPDERVGKTFVFPHIFAEVMQAYMTEHGVPEEHLAEIAVQEYANAKYNPYAQMSKVQITLAQAMAIEGINRYVVDGLPLKTYDCSQITDGYAALILATEEGLKKLGVAKADCVEIAGWGQATDPLKKEGRDVLRPAGARRAMNAAYAMAGLTPADVNVAEVHDCFTVMGALGTEVIGKAEEGQGARYWVEGCARPDGACGINTSGGLIAKGHPIGATGIAMIGWSAWQLLGKVPADLQVKQARAAATFNIGGPICASVCTVLRAA; this is encoded by the coding sequence ATGAAGAAGATCTACATTGCCGCGTTTCACACGTCGAAGTTCGGGAAACTGATGGGGCGGACCGTGCCCCAGATCGTCTCGAGTGCTGTCACGGGAGCGTGCCACTCCATCGGCGTGGAGGCGGCGGCGTTGGATGTGGCCTCCATCGGGGCGGCCTGCAACTTCTCGTTGAACGAGCAGGGGCTGTTGGCCGGGCTGTTGGCGATGGTGCCGGGTCTGGAGAGCAAGCCGATGGAGGCGGTGGAGAACGCCTGCGCCTCGGGCGGACAGGCGGTGCTGTCGGTGATCCAGAAGCTGCTGCTGGGGCAGGGCGACACGGGCATCGCCGTGGGTTATGAGAAGATGCGCGACGCCGAGGGCAAGATGGACGGCAAGCTCATCGGCAAGGTGCTGGGCTACTTCTCACATCCGGATGAGCGAGTGGGGAAGACGTTCGTGTTCCCGCACATCTTCGCCGAGGTGATGCAGGCCTACATGACCGAGCACGGGGTGCCGGAAGAACACCTGGCCGAGATCGCCGTGCAGGAGTACGCCAACGCGAAGTACAACCCCTACGCGCAGATGAGCAAAGTGCAGATCACGCTGGCGCAGGCGATGGCGATCGAAGGAATCAACCGGTATGTCGTCGACGGGCTGCCGCTAAAGACCTACGACTGCTCGCAGATCACCGATGGCTATGCGGCGCTGATTCTGGCCACCGAAGAAGGGCTGAAAAAGCTGGGCGTCGCGAAGGCCGACTGCGTCGAAATCGCGGGCTGGGGCCAGGCTACAGACCCCCTAAAGAAAGAAGGCCGGGACGTACTGCGGCCGGCCGGGGCGCGGCGCGCCATGAATGCTGCCTACGCGATGGCTGGCCTGACTCCGGCGGATGTGAATGTAGCCGAAGTCCACGATTGCTTCACAGTGATGGGGGCATTGGGGACCGAGGTGATTGGGAAGGCTGAAGAAGGCCAGGGCGCCCGCTACTGGGTGGAAGGTTGCGCCCGGCCCGATGGCGCGTGTGGCATCAACACCTCGGGTGGGCTGATCGCGAAGGGCCATCCGATTGGAGCCACCGGCATCGCCATGATCGGCTGGAGCGCCTGGCAATTGCTGGGCAAAGTCCCCGCGGACTTGCAGGTGAAGCAGGCGCGAGCGGCCGCTACCTTCAACATCGGCGGCCCGATCTGCGCGTCGGTCTGCACGGTATTGCGGGCCGCCTGA
- a CDS encoding TonB-dependent receptor, which translates to MKMLQWLALSVFLVLGASSAFGQAAAMNGQIVGTVTDPAGAVVPNATVQAVNTGTGFRQSATTTSSGLYRFNILPLGLYEITVESSGFSTVKRTGIEVNAGATITADIALAVKGVTAEVIVSAAAPVVDPSRTDQGSTLSSNAITNLPLVSRNPYNFILQQPNVSGRGNTEFGVPRKVNANGFNGRINYQLDGSNNVQSDRAGIRLMPISDTWVQEIQQVSNGFAPEFGNTVGTVFNTITKSGANDLHGEAGYIFRRTAFSARPALLAYNRPTPDVNVDAGFADAGGRIIRDKLFFFGSYEKVKRDLPSTVSANPADLAALGLPASYADAIPFNQNVTFFMGKVDYQINSSNRLSLRYNGHRNDSPYNNGGGLVLVDRTYNFVDRSHGGAAQLISIISPRMVNEFRLQIPYRTQQQNRFSATGTGPAITIPGVASFGNSLDVGFNYEETTPEFSDNFSLNLGSHGLKFGAAYRALRDTQVSSTSANYTFPNIAAYLAAKAGTAPKGYTTFVQTVGEPSITYNSNFTSVYGQDSWKPRANITVTYGLRYDVYSPPPANSSSPFPSSQKFRTDRNNFAPRLGVAWGLGKTVVRASGGIFYDPFQTDTYRRSILNNGTPIFFNLSTGPGTSYAPSFPDVFSGVPAGFALSLQDITTVSPDFATLYSANANVSVSREITSNLGITATYLYTRGNRLPIWRNINLGLTGQTLADGRPIFGGARPDSAYGNVTSAESVGQSTYNGLNLTVNRRLTRGLEFFGTYTWSHAIDDAPEQNNIDSGAFLLSDPTNRRRDRGNSLTDRRHAFNANALWTPTVQLGNSVLNYLANNNRLALAATMQKGEVFNIGSNRSLNGDASTAGTYQRPLFIGRNTLNAPDTYEFNLRYSRIFAVGERWRPEFFAESTNIFNHTNVTGINSNATVDLLGNITAAPNLAWTSALDQRLIQFGLKLNF; encoded by the coding sequence ATGAAGATGCTTCAATGGCTCGCTCTCTCTGTATTCCTGGTTTTGGGCGCGTCTTCCGCTTTCGGGCAGGCGGCTGCCATGAACGGCCAGATTGTGGGCACCGTGACTGACCCCGCCGGCGCCGTGGTCCCCAACGCCACCGTCCAGGCCGTCAACACGGGAACCGGCTTCCGCCAGTCCGCCACGACTACCAGCAGCGGCCTCTACCGTTTCAACATCCTGCCGCTCGGCCTCTATGAGATCACCGTGGAATCATCGGGATTCTCCACTGTCAAGCGGACCGGCATCGAGGTCAACGCTGGAGCCACCATCACCGCCGACATTGCTCTCGCGGTTAAAGGCGTCACCGCGGAGGTGATTGTCTCGGCCGCGGCTCCGGTGGTCGATCCCAGCCGCACGGACCAGGGCAGCACGCTCAGCTCGAACGCCATCACCAACCTGCCGCTCGTCTCGCGCAACCCCTATAACTTCATCCTGCAGCAGCCGAACGTCTCAGGCCGCGGCAATACGGAGTTTGGCGTTCCTCGAAAGGTGAACGCCAACGGTTTCAACGGGCGCATCAACTACCAGCTCGACGGCAGCAACAACGTGCAGAGCGACCGAGCCGGTATCCGCCTGATGCCTATCTCCGACACCTGGGTCCAAGAGATCCAACAGGTGTCCAACGGCTTCGCACCGGAGTTTGGCAACACGGTCGGCACCGTCTTCAACACCATCACCAAGTCGGGCGCCAACGATCTCCACGGCGAAGCGGGCTATATCTTCCGCCGTACGGCGTTCAGCGCCCGTCCGGCCCTGCTGGCCTACAACCGCCCCACGCCGGATGTGAACGTCGACGCGGGTTTCGCCGATGCCGGGGGCCGCATCATCCGCGACAAGCTCTTCTTCTTCGGTTCCTACGAGAAGGTGAAGCGCGACCTGCCCTCCACCGTCTCGGCCAATCCGGCCGATCTCGCCGCCCTGGGGCTGCCGGCGAGCTATGCCGACGCGATTCCGTTCAACCAGAACGTGACCTTCTTCATGGGGAAGGTTGACTACCAGATCAATTCGTCTAACCGCCTATCGCTGCGCTACAACGGCCACCGCAACGACTCGCCGTATAACAACGGCGGCGGCCTGGTGCTGGTCGATCGTACGTACAACTTCGTCGACCGCTCGCACGGCGGCGCAGCCCAGCTCATCTCCATCATTTCCCCGCGCATGGTGAACGAGTTCCGGTTGCAGATCCCTTACCGCACGCAGCAGCAGAACCGCTTCTCCGCCACCGGCACCGGACCCGCCATCACCATCCCCGGCGTGGCCAGCTTCGGCAACTCGCTGGACGTCGGGTTCAACTATGAAGAGACCACGCCCGAGTTCTCAGACAACTTCAGCCTGAATCTCGGCAGCCACGGCCTGAAGTTCGGAGCCGCTTACCGCGCCTTGCGCGATACGCAGGTATCCAGCACCAGCGCCAACTACACCTTCCCCAACATCGCCGCCTATCTCGCCGCCAAAGCCGGTACCGCGCCGAAGGGCTACACGACCTTCGTGCAGACGGTGGGTGAGCCGTCCATCACGTACAACTCCAACTTCACCAGCGTCTATGGGCAGGACTCCTGGAAGCCGCGCGCCAACATTACCGTGACCTATGGCCTGCGCTACGACGTCTACTCTCCGCCACCGGCCAACAGCAGTTCGCCGTTCCCTTCGTCGCAGAAGTTCCGGACGGACCGGAACAACTTCGCGCCGCGCCTCGGCGTGGCCTGGGGCCTGGGCAAGACCGTCGTTCGCGCCAGCGGCGGCATTTTCTACGACCCCTTCCAGACCGACACCTATCGCCGTTCCATCCTGAATAACGGCACACCGATCTTTTTCAACCTCAGCACCGGACCCGGCACCAGCTATGCCCCGTCGTTCCCCGACGTCTTCAGCGGCGTGCCCGCCGGCTTCGCCCTCTCGCTGCAGGACATCACCACGGTCTCGCCGGACTTCGCCACGCTCTACTCGGCCAACGCCAACGTCAGCGTGAGCCGCGAGATCACGTCGAACCTGGGCATCACGGCGACCTATCTCTACACCCGCGGCAACCGCCTGCCCATCTGGCGCAACATCAACCTCGGTCTCACCGGCCAGACTCTGGCCGATGGACGGCCGATCTTCGGCGGCGCCCGGCCTGACTCCGCTTATGGCAACGTGACCTCGGCCGAGTCGGTTGGCCAGTCCACCTATAACGGCCTGAACCTGACGGTCAACCGCCGGTTGACTCGCGGGCTGGAGTTCTTCGGCACCTACACCTGGTCGCACGCCATCGACGACGCGCCCGAACAGAACAACATCGACAGTGGCGCGTTCCTGCTCTCCGACCCCACTAACCGCCGCCGCGATCGAGGCAACTCGCTCACCGACCGGAGACATGCGTTCAACGCGAATGCGCTGTGGACACCGACTGTGCAGCTCGGCAATAGCGTGTTGAACTACCTGGCCAACAACAATCGCCTGGCCCTGGCCGCGACCATGCAGAAGGGTGAGGTGTTTAATATCGGCAGCAACCGCTCATTGAACGGCGACGCCTCGACGGCGGGCACCTACCAGCGGCCTCTCTTCATTGGCCGCAACACGCTGAACGCGCCCGATACCTACGAGTTCAACCTGCGCTACTCGCGCATCTTCGCCGTGGGCGAGCGCTGGAGACCCGAGTTCTTCGCCGAGTCGACCAACATCTTCAACCACACCAACGTCACGGGCATCAACAGCAACGCGACGGTGGACCTGTTGGGCAACATCACGGCCGCGCCCAATCTGGCGTGGACGTCCGCGCTCGATCAGCGGTTGATTCAGTTCGGTCTCAAGCTGAACTTCTAA
- a CDS encoding efflux RND transporter periplasmic adaptor subunit, with amino-acid sequence MQPKRTACGPGAGFSLILGLGAMALGGCAAKSAVATEGTPAAPVRVASAVVQSMPVELRTIGSVEAFSTITVKSQVGGTLNKVHFAEGDAVRAGQLLFQIDPRPFEQAALQAEASLARDRALLRQTEATLAKDQAQLKYYDTQARRYAELAKEGVFSKEQTDQAQTEAAARREAVRADQATLESISATLRADQAALDRAKLDLAYCEIRSPIDGRTGSILVKQGNLVKATDVELVTIRQIQPVYVSFALAEKHVSNVRSKMAGGQLLVRAAEQGTTDTPAEGALAFIENTVDESTGTLRMKAKFTNATAKFWPGQILDVTLRLNEQPNAIVVPSKCLQTGQAGDFVYVVKSDSTVEMRVVKVGARSGDAVALESGVTAGERVVTEGQLRLTTGSKVRLLS; translated from the coding sequence ATGCAACCGAAACGAACGGCGTGCGGCCCCGGGGCCGGATTTTCCTTGATTTTGGGGTTGGGGGCAATGGCGCTGGGCGGCTGTGCGGCCAAGAGCGCGGTGGCGACCGAGGGGACGCCCGCGGCTCCGGTGCGCGTCGCTTCGGCGGTGGTCCAGAGCATGCCGGTGGAGTTGCGCACGATTGGTAGCGTGGAGGCGTTCAGCACCATCACGGTGAAGTCGCAGGTGGGGGGAACTCTGAACAAGGTTCACTTCGCCGAGGGCGATGCCGTCAGGGCCGGGCAGTTGCTGTTCCAGATTGACCCTCGGCCGTTTGAGCAGGCGGCGCTGCAGGCGGAAGCGAGCCTGGCGCGCGACCGGGCCCTGCTGAGGCAGACTGAGGCGACCCTGGCCAAGGATCAGGCGCAGTTGAAGTATTACGACACGCAAGCGCGCCGGTACGCGGAATTGGCCAAGGAGGGTGTCTTCTCGAAAGAACAAACCGACCAGGCCCAGACGGAAGCGGCCGCTCGCCGGGAAGCTGTACGAGCGGACCAGGCGACCCTGGAGAGCATCAGTGCGACCTTGCGGGCCGATCAGGCGGCGCTGGACCGGGCCAAGCTGGACCTCGCCTATTGCGAGATCCGGTCTCCGATCGACGGGCGGACGGGCAGCATTCTCGTGAAGCAGGGCAATCTCGTGAAGGCCACCGATGTCGAGTTGGTGACGATCCGGCAGATCCAGCCGGTGTATGTATCGTTCGCCCTGGCCGAGAAGCATGTGAGCAACGTGCGGTCGAAGATGGCGGGTGGGCAGTTGCTGGTGAGGGCAGCCGAGCAGGGCACCACGGATACGCCGGCGGAGGGCGCGCTCGCGTTTATTGAGAATACGGTGGACGAGTCGACCGGCACCCTGCGGATGAAAGCGAAGTTCACCAACGCGACCGCGAAGTTCTGGCCGGGTCAGATTCTGGATGTCACCTTGCGGCTGAACGAGCAGCCCAACGCGATTGTCGTGCCGTCGAAGTGCCTGCAAACAGGCCAGGCCGGCGACTTCGTGTATGTCGTGAAGAGCGACAGCACCGTGGAGATGCGTGTGGTGAAAGTGGGGGCGCGCAGCGGCGACGCCGTGGCGCTGGAAAGTGGAGTAACCGCGGGTGAGCGTGTGGTGACGGAAGGGCAGCTGCGGCTGACGACGGGTTCGAAAGTGAGGCTGCTGTCATGA